ATTAATGACAGCTTCTTTCTGCTGGCCATTGATATTCCCGGATCCTCTATCAATGGTATTGATATTGCCAACATTGTCCGGAAACATTCGCTATATGCAGACATCATGTTCATTACCAGCCACACCGAACAAGCACTTGCCATTCTATCCCAGAAGATTCTACCTTTAGACTTAGTGGATAAAAGCGTGCCTGCAGAAGTTGAAACGCGGCTGCGTACCAATCTTGTTCAAGGGATAAAGCGATTACGGTCACGTCAACTCGAATCTCCACGGCTATTCAGCTACCAGATCGGAGCCAATCTCTTTTCACTTCCGCTAGACGACGTGCTGTACATTCAAACCGTGCTCGGTACACCTAGCACGCTCGAATTGCACGCTAAACATGAAACCACGACTTTCCCAGGGAACTTAAAGGAAGTTTCAACTCGATATCCAACCTTATTTCGATGCCATCGAAGTTTCCTGCTTAACCCCCTTCACGTTCACAAATTGAACGCCTCTGGTCGGTTTGTTTACATGGATAATCAGGATAAGCTTGACGTCAGCATTCGTAAAGTTTCAGCTTTACGTAAACTCATGGCAGCGGCTAATCGTTCACATGCTGAGGCTAACAATCTGGCGGATGACGCTTAAAAAAACGCCCGTCACCCTCGCGGCAAGTGCAAAAAAGGCCCAGAAATTCTTCCGTTTTCGAAGGAATATCTGGGCCTTTAGAAAGCTTGTCGATTGAGCTGACTTTTCGCCGATTCTCGGGCTATTGGTCGCTGATTCAAAGAACAGCTGAAAAAGCATATTAAGGAATACAACAGCCGCTCATTCACTTGCGATCCAATCATAGTTGCCTAATTGTTTGTACTCAAAGACAGCATCCCAAAATGTTTTTTCTGACTCACTGAAAGAAATACTGTCAGACAATTTGATAACCGGTGCGGTGTTAAAGAAGTATTGGAGCTTGTTGTGGAATGCAAGACCATCGCACGTTTTCAACACTTCTAATTCTCGGTCAACAAACAGTGCTGTTTCAGAGTTTTTATGACACATACTCAACTTAATGGCTAGCTTCTCCATTGCAACAATTATCTCATCTTTAGATGGCATTTTTCTGCTCCTACCCGCAGTTGCGTGATTCTTCTGCCTTTATAAACAAACTTTTAAATATGGTCATTCCTTGTTGTTTCGTTGTCGATCATACGCTCTTGTCATTGTGAACAGTTTTCTCAAAAAATCGTACGAATTGGATAGAATTGCAATGAGGATAATCGCATACACTTGCCAAATCGCATCATCAGAAATGATCCATAATAGTATGAACAAACAAAGCTGGACTATCCACATAGAGAGCGGTTGTTTAAGTCGCCTATGATCAAATACAGCCATTTTCTCCCATATAAGCGAATTCACTTCCGATTCCTCCGATAATTGCTCCTGCGATAGTACCCGCAGGACCTAAGAGAGACCCAAGAGATGCACCGGAAAGAAATCCAACAGCTCCTGCCCCTGCAGTACCATAGCCACATGTTCCTAGACGACTACCACCTGCAATTTTTGCTAAATCAGCGTTAGCCAATAATTGTACATTTTTCATAACTATTACTCCTTTACAAGCCTTTTAGTAAAATCATTTGGTTTTGATAGATCATAGGTGTTGTCAGCAAAAATCGTTAAACGTTTTTAACGACCGCCAACCTGTCTTTCCGAATAGCATTACCACGGCCTCTCCCAGCCTTGTTTAAAACCGTCAATCAGCTGGTCGGCATGATTAAATGCATCTGTCGCCAGAATGCCTAGAATCGTTGCTACCGGAATCGCGAATGGTAAGAAGCCACCTGTAATCTGGCAAAGTTCGGAATCTTTTAAATTGGTCATGACGCTCATCCTTTCTTTTGACTAATCCCTATGGCAAGTTTTCTTTTCGTTTGAGCTCATTGAGAACATCGATGCCAAGGCTCATTGCGGGTGTTGCAAAACCACCTTGAGCCCAGCTTCGTGCAATTGCTCCCAGTCCCATGCCGATGTAAGTCCAAAAATTATCAGTACCGCCACCACTGATCCGTTCCAGGCGGCTATCATCCAACGTCACGAATTGTTGCATGGCGTTTCCTCCATTTCTTCGACTTGTTCACAGCCGATATATTTAAACTTTTAGGGTGCTAGCTTCCCTAAACACAATATACGATAGGCTTGAGTTCATCTGATTAATTAATTTTAAACCGCGCATTTTAGAATCAAGTTAGCCACTGTCTCAAAATTTTTTGGACAATAAAAAACATCAAGAACAGATATCCTGTATCATTGAAGTTCCTACACAAACAATGGAAGAGGATATTGTCTTGATGCAGAAACAGGATAGCACACACCGCCAAAAAGGTCAGCACTTAACATCACTCGAGCGCGGAAAAGTGGCCGGATTCCACCAAGCTGGGAAGTCCAATCGTTGGATTGCTGCTGAAATTGGCGTCTGCCCGCAGACCATTAATAATGAAATCAAGCGAGGTACAGTAGATCAGGTCAAGAAGAGTAATGGCAAGCGCGTCTACCATCGACAATACCTGCCAGAGGCTGCTCAGGCACGTTACGAGACTGCACGCTTGAGCTGCCATCGTCCTGACAAGTTCGCCAGCGTACAGGTCTTCTTAGCCTGGTACGTACAGCGAGCTAAGCAGGACAAATGGTCGCCGGATGCTTCAATCGGCTATGCCAAGCGACACAAGCTGTTTACTCCTGAAGAGCTTGTTTGTGCCTCGACTTTGTACCAGTACATTGACGACCAACGCCTAGAGATTCGAAATATCGACCTGTTGGAGAAGACTAAGCGGAAGACCTCTCACCAGCACCACACCAAGGCTAAGCGCCTGGCTGGCCGCAGTATCGAGGAACGGCCTAAGGTCGTTGAACGACGCAGGCAGTTCGGTCACTGGGAGATGGATACCATTGTCGGTAAACGCAATGGCAAGGAGAGCGTCATCTTGACTCTGATTGAGCGCAAGACCCGTTGCCAACTTCTCCGCTTGATCGAAGGACGAGATGCAGACTCTGTGAGCTATGCATTGCGTGGAATCAAGCGCGAATGGGGAGCTTGCATCAAGACCATCACAGCCGACAACGGACCCGAGTTCACCGCCTTAAATACTGCTTTTGCTGGGACGGAAACTGAGATCTTCTACGCCCATCCTTACACGTCCTGCGACCGTGGCACCAACGAGGCACATAACCGGATGATCCGCCAGGACTTCCCTAAGGGCATGTCCTTAGATGACATTAGCCCTAGTCAAGTGCAGGCCACGCAAGACCGCTCGAATCAGTTGCCTCGCAAACAACAGGGCTACTGCACACCCCAGCAAAACTTTGAGGCCGAAGCTCGGCGCGTTCGCCGCATGGCCCAGTAGTCTCTCTAGCGCCACAACTTCTATTTGATAACGGCCTGTTCTGGGATTGTCCTCAACGACTGGCTAACTTGTTCTTGCAATTTACGATCGCGCATTTTAGAATCAAGTTAGCCACTGTCTCAAAATTTTTTGGACAATAAAAAACATCAAGAACAGATATCCTGTATCATTGAAGTTCCTACACAAACAATGGAAGAGGATATTGTCTTGATGCAGAAACAGGATAGCACACACCGCCAAAAAGGTCAGCACTTAACATCACTCGAGCGCGGAAAAGTGGCCGGATTCCGCCAAGCTGGGAAGTCCAATCGTTGGATTGCTGCTGAAATTGGCGTCTGCCCGCAGACCATTAATAATGAAATCAAGCGAGGTACAGTAGATCAGGTCAAGAAGAGTAATGGCAAGCGCGTCTACCATCGACAATACCTGCCAGAGGCTGCTCAGGCACGTTACGAGACTGCACGCTTGAGCTGTCATCGTCCTGACAAGTTCGCCAGCGTACAGGTCTTCTTAGCCTGGTACGTACAGCGAGCTAAGCAGGACAAATGGTCGCCGGATGCTTCAATCGGCTATGCCAAGCGACACAAGCTGTTTACTCCTGAAGAGCTTGTTTGTGCCTCGACTTTGTACCAGTACATTGACGACCAACGCCTAGAGATTCGAAATATCGACCTGTTGGAGAAGACTAAGCGGAAGACCTCTCACCAGCACCACACCAAGGCTAAGCGCCTGGCTGGCCGCAGTATCGAGGAACGGCCTAAGGTCGTTGAACGACGCAGGCAGTTCGGTCACTGGGAGATGGATACCATTGTCGGTAAACGCAATGGCAAGGAGAGCGTCATCTTGACTCTGATTGAGCGCAAGACCCGTTGCCAACTTCTCCGCTTGATCGAAGGACGAGATGCAGACTCTGTGAGCTATGCATTGCGTGGAATCAAGCGCGAATGGGGAGCTTGCATCAAGACCATCACAGCCGACAACGGACCCGAGTTCACCGCCTTAAATACTGCTTTTGCTGGGACGGAAACTGAGATCTTCTACGCCCATCCTTACACGTCCTGCGACCGTGGCACCAACGAGGCACATAACCGGATGATCCGCCAGGACTTCCCTAAGGGCATGTCCCTAGATGACATTAGCCCTAGTCAAGTGCAGGCCACGCAAGACCGCTTGAATCAGTTGCCTCGCAAACAACAGGGCTACTGCACACCCCAGCAAAACTTTGAGGCCGAAGCTCGGCGCGTTCGCCGCATGGCCCAGTAGTCTCTCTAGCGCCACAACTTCTATTTGATAACGGCCTGTTCTGGGATTGTCCTCAACGACTGGCTAACTTGTTCTTGCAATTTACGGATCCCAACGAACCAAAAAGTCCGACAAGATTTTGACATTTAGTCAAATCTTGTCGGACTTTTTAACGAGCCACATAAAATTAAAATGCTTTATTTGCGTGCCTTAACACGCTAGCTGATGTTTACGGCAAATCATTGCCTGCCGCAAAGTAAATGTTGTACCACTCTTGCCGCGTCAGCGTGATGTCCGCGCCGGCTGCACTTTCCTTAATATGCTCAGGGTTCATGGAGCCGAGGATAACCTGGACACCGACTGGATGGCGCAAGAGCCAAGCAACGGCGATGGCATTTTTATTAGTGTGATAGTGCTCGGCGACTTTTTGCAGCTCATCGTTCAGATCCTTGAACTTCGGACTGTCGATGAAGGTACCCTCAAACATCCCGTATTGGAACGGTGACCATGCCTGCAAGGTCATTTGTTTGCGCTGGAGATAAGGCAACAGACTGCCATCATGGTCGATGGACCGGTCGTCTTCCATGTTCGTGTGCATGCCTGCATTGACCATACCAGTATGGGCGACCGAGAATTGCACTTGATCGATTAATAGATGCTGGTGAATGCCGCTTTGTAGCAAGGCAATTTGCTCGGGATTAAAGTTTGAAACGCCGAAATGACGAACTTTGCCGCTTTGCTGCAACTCGTCAAATGCCGCCGCGACATCGTCCACTTCCATTAATGGATCCGGCCGGTGCAATAACACTGAATCGAGATAGTCGATTTGCAGGCGCTCCAAGATCTTATCAACTGCGCCCAGCAAGTGTTCCTTTGAAAAGTCATAGCGCCGTCCAAAAACAAGACTGCCGTGTGAACGATCTGGGTCAACCACGATACCGATCTTCGACTGAATATAGAGTTGATCGCGGTTAACACCGGATTGCTTCAAGGCTTCACCGAAAACTTCTTCCGACTTGCCTTGACCAT
Above is a window of Lacticaseibacillus casei DSM 20011 = JCM 1134 = ATCC 393 DNA encoding:
- a CDS encoding IS30 family transposase, which codes for MQKQDSTHRQKGQHLTSLERGKVAGFHQAGKSNRWIAAEIGVCPQTINNEIKRGTVDQVKKSNGKRVYHRQYLPEAAQARYETARLSCHRPDKFASVQVFLAWYVQRAKQDKWSPDASIGYAKRHKLFTPEELVCASTLYQYIDDQRLEIRNIDLLEKTKRKTSHQHHTKAKRLAGRSIEERPKVVERRRQFGHWEMDTIVGKRNGKESVILTLIERKTRCQLLRLIEGRDADSVSYALRGIKREWGACIKTITADNGPEFTALNTAFAGTETEIFYAHPYTSCDRGTNEAHNRMIRQDFPKGMSLDDISPSQVQATQDRSNQLPRKQQGYCTPQQNFEAEARRVRRMAQ
- a CDS encoding IS30 family transposase, encoding MQKQDSTHRQKGQHLTSLERGKVAGFRQAGKSNRWIAAEIGVCPQTINNEIKRGTVDQVKKSNGKRVYHRQYLPEAAQARYETARLSCHRPDKFASVQVFLAWYVQRAKQDKWSPDASIGYAKRHKLFTPEELVCASTLYQYIDDQRLEIRNIDLLEKTKRKTSHQHHTKAKRLAGRSIEERPKVVERRRQFGHWEMDTIVGKRNGKESVILTLIERKTRCQLLRLIEGRDADSVSYALRGIKREWGACIKTITADNGPEFTALNTAFAGTETEIFYAHPYTSCDRGTNEAHNRMIRQDFPKGMSLDDISPSQVQATQDRLNQLPRKQQGYCTPQQNFEAEARRVRRMAQ
- a CDS encoding aldo/keto reductase, with the protein product MKQVRLGGSNWQASSVALGIMRMNVLSPEKAAIVLDSAYNDGINFIDSADIYGQGKSEEVFGEALKQSGVNRDQLYIQSKIGIVVDPDRSHGSLVFGRRYDFSKEHLLGAVDKILERLQIDYLDSVLLHRPDPLMEVDDVAAAFDELQQSGKVRHFGVSNFNPEQIALLQSGIHQHLLIDQVQFSVAHTGMVNAGMHTNMEDDRSIDHDGSLLPYLQRKQMTLQAWSPFQYGMFEGTFIDSPKFKDLNDELQKVAEHYHTNKNAIAVAWLLRHPVGVQVILGSMNPEHIKESAAGADITLTRQEWYNIYFAAGNDLP
- a CDS encoding Blp family class II bacteriocin, coding for MKNVQLLANADLAKIAGGSRLGTCGYGTAGAGAVGFLSGASLGSLLGPAGTIAGAIIGGIGSEFAYMGENGCI
- a CDS encoding response regulator transcription factor, translating into MITNRTTLKIFILEDDATFLRFIEKTLRNYIMIEELHAEIKIATQSATDLLNAIDLQQINDSFFLLAIDIPGSSINGIDIANIVRKHSLYADIMFITSHTEQALAILSQKILPLDLVDKSVPAEVETRLRTNLVQGIKRLRSRQLESPRLFSYQIGANLFSLPLDDVLYIQTVLGTPSTLELHAKHETTTFPGNLKEVSTRYPTLFRCHRSFLLNPLHVHKLNASGRFVYMDNQDKLDVSIRKVSALRKLMAAANRSHAEANNLADDA